DNA sequence from the Chitinophagaceae bacterium genome:
CAAAGCTTTTACGACCAATTATCAATCCCCTGTCCCAGTCTTGTACAGCTCCTGCCAAAATTTCACTGGCTGATGCGGAACCTTCATCAATTAAAATAACCAAAGGGCCATTTTCAAATTGACCAATACTCCTGCTCATATAGTTATTCCTTCTGTAAGTTCTACCTTCTGTATAAACTAGTAGTCTTCTGGGCTCAATAAATTCCTCGGCAATTTTTGTGGCGGCAGTGAGATAGCCACCGGGGTTTTGCCTTACATCCACTATTAGCCTTTGCATACCACTCATAACTAAGTTGTTTAAAGCCCCTGCAAATTCTTCGTAAGTGTTTGCACTGAACCTGCTGAGCTTAATGTAACCTGTCTCATTATCTACCATATAGGATGATTCAATGCTGTTTATAGGAATTTTGTCACGGGTAATATCAAATGTCAATAAATCCGTGAACCCCGGACGATAAATTTTAATTTGCACATTAGTATTTCTCTCTCCTCTGAGCTTTTCCATAACTACCCGATTTGTAATACCGGTACCGGCTACTAAAGAGTCCTCTATATACACAATTTTATCACCGGCTTGTATGCCTAAAGCTTCTGAAGGGCCTCCTGTTATTGGAGTTATAACCTGAATCGTATCATTTAAGATTTGAAATTCTACACCTATACCTTCAAAATTGCCCGATAAACTTTCATTTATTTGTTTAATATCCTGTTGAGAAATATAAAAAGAATGAGGGTCGAGATTGCCAATCATTTCTCTGATTGTTTTTTCCTTCAAAGTGTTTCTGTCAACACCTTCAATGTATTTAGCGTCTATAACATTTAAAATCTCATCCCAGATATCAAATTCATGCGTTGAAAAAAAAGAGGGTTTTTCATTTCCGTATTCAGCAATTTTTATTCCTAATTGAATACCGAGTATTAAAATTAATGCTGTAATAATTGGAAAGAGAAATTTATAGTTTTTGGAGCTTGTCATTTTTACTTTTAAATATAAAATAAACGAAAAGAGGTTGAATTGATTTTCTTCATTCTTAAAACTGCGAAATTACATTCTAATTTTGTTTCACACCCTAATAACGACAAATTTTGCAACTATTTTGTTGTTCAAAGTAAATAAAACTACTCTCAAAAGTTTTTAAAATCGATTTTTAAACAAAAAACTTCTTAATAACAAAAAGAAAATTGAATGACAGGCACTAAATTTGCCGGCATAAGGTTTTACTTTAGCGTAAATATTTAAGATAGCGTAAGGAAAAAGAATGGAAAAAAAAACTAAGAAAAAAGGCTGCGTTTTAAAAGTTTTAGGAGTTGTTGTATTAATCGGAATTTTAGTAAGCGGTCTGCTGGGTTATTTCATCTATGCGTATGTTTTTTCGCCTAATGTAAATGATGAAACTGCCACTCATGAATTATTTATACCTACAGGGGCAAGCTATGATGAAGTTGTGGAGATGTTGGATCGGAAAAATGTTCTTTTAAACATTAAAAGTTTTGAGTGGACAGCAGATAAAATGAATTACCCAAACAGGGTAAAAGCAGGAAGATATCTAATAGATGCCGGAATGAGTAATAGAGAATTGATTCGAAAATTACGGGCAGGTGACCAGCAACCGGTAATGTTAGTATTAAATAATATGAGAACAAAAGAAGACCTGGCTGGAAAAGTAGCCGGACAAATAGAGGCAGATTCATTGGAGATTTTAACAATAATTAAGGATGAAGAGTTTTTGAGCAGCTATGGATTAAATAAATTTAATGTCTTGAGCATTATGTTGCCGAATACTTATGAGTTTTTTTGGAACACATCGGCTAAAGGCTTTTTTGACAGGATGTTGCGGGAGTTTAACCAATTTTGGACTGAGGAGAGAATTTCAAAAGCCGGAAATTTAGGTCTTACAAAATATGAAGTTGTAACTTTAGCTTCTATAGTTGAAGAAGAAAGTAATCGGGTAGATGAACGTCCGCGTATAGCCGGAGTTTATCTTAATAGACTGAACCGGGGCTGGAAGTTACAGGCAGATCCAACTGTAAAGTATGCCATTGGTGACTTCTCCATTAGGAGAGTGTTGTTCAGGCATTTGGAATATGATTCACCCTATAATACATATATGTATGAAGGCTTGCCACCGGGCCCCATATGCTTACCATCTTTGAATTCTATTGATGCCGTATTAAATCCTGAAAAGCATGAGTTTATGTTTTTTAGTGCCAAAGAGGATTTTTCCGGTTATCATAACTTTGCCAGAACTCACCGTGAACATCAGGCAAATGCCAGGAGATTTCACCAGGAGTTAAATAGGAGAAATATATACAGATAATGTTTGTGCATAAAAAAAAGATAAGAGTCAGGTACGGAGAAACCGATAAAATGGGTTATGTTTATTATGGTAACTATGCCTTGTATTTTGAAGAAGGTCGCACTGAAGCTATCCGGGACTTAGGAGTAAGTTATAAGTCACTGGAGGAAAAAGGCGTTTTACTGCCGGTAACTACCTTGAATACTAAATTTCTAAAACCGGCTTATTATGATGATTTACTTACTATTGAAACTTCGATAAATGAAATTCCGGCAGGAGTTAGAATCCATTTTTATTATAAAATTTTCAATGAAAATGAAGAGTTGCTGTGTACGGGGAATACCACTTTAGCATTTATAGACGAAAAAACTAACAAGCCTTTAAAAGCGCCTGATTTTTTTCTTTTAAAATTAAAGCCTTTTTTTGATTAATAAAACACCCTTTACTTTATTAAATTCAAAAAGATTTTTACATTAAAGCTTCAATGAATAAAATATTTGATAAAATTAGAAAACGCAGAGTCGTTAGAATACTTTCATATATTACGAAGAAATTTAGTTTTCCGGGTTTTGAAGGTGTGCCTATTTATAATGTTTTAAATTTTTTTTCTAAAGAAATAAAAAGAGACGTTATTCATATCAGGGCAAAAGCAATTGCTTTTAGTTTTTTTTTGGCTATTGTCCCTTCATTGATATTTGTGTTTTCATTAATACCATACCTGCCGGTACCAATGTTACAGGATTATCTTATTGAAATTGTTTCTGAATTTATTCCGAATGAAACCTTCATAATGATTGAAGATACGGTAACAGATGTCATTGCAAACCAAAGAGGAGGTTTGCTATCATTAGGTTTTTTGATTGCTGTCTTTTTTGCAACGAATGGTATGTCTACGATGATGGACTCATTTGATAAATCAAACGCGAGTTTTGTCAACAGGAAGTTTTTGAAATCTAAGTGGATTGCTTTAAAGCTTACAATTATTTTGATTTTTCTGTTTATAGCTACATTTGTTTTTGTGGTTACCGGTAATTATTTTTTAAACTTTTTGCTCAATTCAATGCAGATATTCAATCAATTGAACTTCATACTTTTTAGTATTTTGAAATGGGTAATTGTGATTTGTATGTTTTTTATAAGTATATCTATAATTTATTACTACGGCCCTTCAGTCAGGAAACGATGGCGTTTTATCTCAGCGGGCTCTACCTTAGCTACAATACTATGCCTACTTATCTCTTTAGGGTTTTCTTATTACGTTAATAACTTTGGACATTATAATGTCTTCTATGGCTCACTTGGAACTATAATTGTTTTTTTGCTTTGGTTATACCTGAATAGCCTTTCTATGATACTCGGTTTTGAACTAAATGCCAGTATAGCTTATAACAGACTTATGATTGATGAAAAAACTAAAGAAACACCTTCTGAGGAAGTTTAAAAATCTACTTACTGGCTTCAGGTAAATCAACTTCATCCTCTGTTTTCTCGTCTTCTTCCTTTTCATTTTCTAGGTCTTCTTCCTTATTTCTGTTTCTTGTCCATATTTCTCTGATATGATCGAATTCTTCCCGGTAGAATAGGCCAACACCGGTTTTGTTTCTGTTTCTATCAATTAAAATATCATAATGACTATTTCTGAATGCCTTGACTCTTAGACGCCCGTCAGGTTTAATGTTATATTCAACCCTGAAATCACCGGCTATACTGTTTGTTCTTTCTGCAACATCCGGATCAATAGTTTCTCCACTGCCAAAATCAAAATTACCGCCTACGTCTACAGATACCCGATCATCAAAAAAGCGCTTAGTAAGAGCAAGATGCAATTCTCTTCTGTTTTCAAAGTCTTCAGGATTTTCTATACCCGGATAGTCATATTGATAAGTACGATATTTAACATTAAAATCTATATCAGTTACAAATTCCGAAATGATATCTGAAAAATACATACTAAATTGATTAGATAAGAATTCAGATACGGTGTTGTTCATGCTTGAAGTTAATAAAGGGTTTTCGGCTCCGAGTGTATTATCTAAATTATAGCTAGGTAAAAATCTGTTAAGAACCAGTAATCCAAAAACCTGTTTATTAAGTTCGTTTTCGTCGTTTTTAAGTACCTGAATTTTGTTCTCAATAGCATTCACTAAATCCGGTGCTGCATCCGGTACTCTTATGTCAAAGTTGATGTCAGGCTGTAAAAGTGAACCGGACAATGTCATATACAGATTCACCGGAATTCTGTTCCTCGCTTGCTTTAACTGATCATTTTCAGTAATCATATCCCGAATCAATTCGTATGGAGCTGTTCGTAAATTATAAATAGCACTTAGGCTTAGCTGAGCTTCGTAAGGGTCTCCTGTCCAACTGATAGTGCCTCCCTGATCAATTAAAAATTTCTTGTTAACAATATTCTGTAAAGTAAATAGATAATCCCCTTGCTGAATTTGATAATTCCCGTACATATTAAACTCACCGTATTGATTCACTTCCATATTCAGGTTGCCTGCACCTCTTCCTTTAATTATATCACCTTGTTGTTGGTCAAAAATAATTTGAACTTCTGCATCAGGAGTTACTTCCAGTTCAATAGAGACCGTTAAATTATTTGCTTTTATTTTAAATTCATCATCTTCACCTTCAGCTTTCTCATCCACAAATCTAAAAAATGAATACTGACCAACATTTCTGGTAGAAGAAATAGGTATATGAAATACTGTATTTCGATTTGTTTTTGCTGAAATATAGATTGTTATGTCATCCATAGGACCACTAAATAAGACAGTTCCTCCGGCGTAAGCTTTACCATAATACAAGCTGTTATCCCTTACTGTAGTATTTAAAAAGGTGAAATTTTGTGTGTTGACAAAAACACTTAAAACCCAATCTTTTAATTTATCATGCAATAGATACCCACCTACACTTGCCGTATTATTTTCATTATCAGTAATATTCAGTCCGGTTAAGTCTATCCAATATGGCTGAAATTCTATTTTTTGATCATGCATTTTATAATGTGCATTCAGGTAATTAACAGTGGTTCCTGTTTCGTAAAAAAATAGTTCTCCATTAACTTCAGGCTCATCCAATGTCCCTTTTACAGTTAATAAACCATCGGTATGGCCATGTATATTGGAAACATATTCTTGTAAAAAATTTTCTAAAACAGATAATTCAAATCGATTCACGTATAAATTCCCATTTATCTCGTTTTTATTATCCATTAAGTTTAACTCCATGGATAAAGTAAAATCATTTATTTCATCTCTTACGCCTGTATTAATATTTAAAACTTTCCTATCGAAATGATAATTAGACAATAAGTCTAAATCGCCAATAGCTTCATTTTTAAGTTTTAAGTTATTAATAGTTAAAACGGCATAAGCAACAGGACTTTCTATAATGTTAGAAAAGTTTACATGCCCATTTATGAGACCTTCCATTTCTATATTGAGAAAGCTAAGCAGAGATTGAGAAAAGTCATTTAACTCAACATCTGTAAACCGAATATTGATATTGTTTTCGTTATTATAGGTTATGAAAGAATTTATATTTATGCTTTGCCAACCACTTTCAAGGCTTAAATTTTCTATCAGAAGTTGCTCTCTTGAGAGGGTAATTGGAGTTCTTAAGTTCATCACCCATTGCTTATTGTTTAGTATAATTTCAAAAGGCAATAAATCTAAACTAACATAATCATTCCCTGCGGCCATTACACCTGAAACATCAAATCTGTTTAAATCTTCCGGATTGTTCACTTTTACATTAAACAAGATACTATCCAGCGATGCAATTGCCATAAGGTGCGCAGAATTACCTATGATAGTACTGTCATTGTACTTAGCTGTACGAAAGCCAATGTCGATATCCAGTTGCTCATGTCCTGATGAAGCCATCATATAAAGGCTGTCTAATACAAGACCTTCGTATTCGAGTGATGGAATATAACCGTAAAGCTCCAAAGAGTTTAACGCATTATTAAAAGACCCGCTTAAATAGCCACCGGCAAGTGGTTTTAAAAATGGTAACAGTTGATAAAAGTTTTCTTGTTTTTCATCAGGGTGATGAAAAGTAATGTTAAATCTAATATCCTGTTCTTTTTCGGTTTTTTCAAAATCAGTAAGATATGAATAGAAATATGTTTGAACATAGTGTAAAACAGCATTTTGCAATTCGTTTGCATGGAAATCTCCAAGTATACTCGCAGTAAAAAAGTCAGTTTCTGCTCTAAGTTGCCTTTCCTGGCCTCTCAAATAAACAGAATGCAGCTTAATTGAGTCCAAATAGTAGTTTTCTGTACCGTCATTAAGATTCAGGCTATAAGCAATGGCATTACCGGAGAAATTTTCAAAATTTTCACCCTCAGCATCTAAGAATAAGTTTGTAGAAATACTCAATGGTTTGCCATATATATTTAAAGCCATTAAATCAGCACTCTTAATATCTGCATTAAATTTGTAAGTTGGCAGTGCCTGGTTTAAGTCTATAAATCCTTCAAAATCCAATACTAAGTTTTCATCATCAACATTGAGATTCCCGGAAAAAAGTTTTTGGTTGATTACACCATCTACAACTAAATCTTTATATTCATAGTCCAGCAAATAAAATGAATGAATTTTGCCCTCCATTTTTGCTTCTAATTGATCATAGGTAAGTCCGCTTCCTTCAATAGCTAAGTCAAAACTAATTGTTTTTAAAAAATCAGCATTTTCAGCCCAACTATCTAAGCGAAATTTTTCTGCAGATAAATTTCCGGAATAAATAGCTTGTTTGTCTTCACCGATTAATTTTAAATTTAAATCACTGGTTAGTAAACCTAAATCATTTTGTAAAGTACCATCGGCTACAAAGTCATAGTAAAACCCGGTAAAGCGGCCTTTGAAATTTGGCTTTCCTAATTTACGTAATGCCTCCGGAATAACGATACCGGGTTGAAATCTTGCTATATCATCAAAATGTATTAAACTTTCATCAACTTTTAAATCCATGAAAGTTTCATTTATATCCGGCAGCCCCATGAGTAGTATATCTCCTCTGAAAATACTTTCAGCACCATAGGCAATTATTAAATCTCTACCTCTGATTTGACTTACTGCCCCCCGTAAATTACCATCCAGATAAAAACTGTTATGAGCAATTTCATTGAGTTCTCCACCTGTAAAGTAGTTGATATCTTTTAAATGAATTAAAGAATTTGTAAAATTCCCTTCTAATTTAACTTTATTCAAAAAGTCATTAAAGTCATTAAATTGATTAAAGTTTAGCGCAAAATAATCAGATAGATAACTGTCGGGGGTTCTTAGATTCAAATTTTTAAGAGTAATAGTGTTGGGTGATATCTCTGCGGCAGCGCTTAAATCAAGTACATTGAATCCGCTTTTTTCTTTAAAACTTAAAGCTTTAACAAAAGAAAAAATAGTATCGCCAATAATTTCAGTGTTCTCAAAATCTATATGAATATCATCAACATTTAAATGATTAAAATCTATTAAAGCGGGAGATGTTTTAGAAGAAACCCCTTTGTTTATAAGACTAAAGCTTCCATTACTGATTCTTGTTTTTTCAATAAATAAATTAAAAAAATTAGGATTAAATGCCATCGTTAATTTCTCAGTGAATGTTTCTTCATGAGGGATATCCACATTTAAAGCCTCAAAAACTATATGAACACTTGGGCGGTCAATGTAAATAGCATTAAAATCGAGGATGTTTTCAGCAGGTAAAAACTCATAAATATCAAAATGAGATACCGGTAGTCCAATGTCCAGCTTAAAAGAACTGTTTTCATCCGTCAAAGTAAATCGGGAATCATATAAGGCAATGATATTTAAATCAACATTCCATTTGACACCACCGGCAGATTTTTCATCTTTACTGAAATAGTCTAATATAAATTGAAAGTTGTAGTCGGTTTCATTTTTCTTTTTAGCAATATTTACTTTTGATTTATCCAGATGAACCCTGTTTATCAGAAAAAGTCTGTTAAAAATCTTCATTCCATCAAAATCAACTCTCAGGCGGTCAGCGTGTAAAAGAGTATCGTTATTTAAATCTTCAACATAAATATTTTCTAAAACCATACTATTAAAAAAATCTATATTGACCTTTTCAATAGAAAGATTCGTATTTAATTCTTCTGAAAGGTAGGCTGTTGCTTTTTTTGCTAAATATGTTTGAAATCTCGGAGATTGCAATAAAAGAGATAAGCCCAATAATAATGCAGTCAGCATTAAAAAAGCAGCTAATGTAAATTTTAGAAATTTTTTTCTCACAATATCTCTTTCGTTTAGTGCCCTTAACTAAAGGTTTTTGCGTTTAATTTCAAAACTAAAGCTAAAGGTATTAATTTTGTGCAATGAACTGCACCATTTTAGGAATTGAAACTTCCTGTGACGATACATCTATTGCACTATATAAAAATAGCAAAATTCTTGCCAACATTACAGCTTCGCAGGATATACATAAAAATTATGGTGGTGTTTTCCCGGAAAAAGCTTCCAGAGCGCATCAGATACATATCATTCCGGTTTTGGATGCATGTTTAAAAAAAGCAAATTGTGATTTAGAAAGTATAGATGCTATAGCATTTACCCAAGGTCCCGGATTGATAGGGTCTCTCATGGTAGGTTGTTCATTTGCAAAAAGTCTTGCCTTTGCGCTCGACATCCCGCTAATTCCGGTTCATCATATGCAAGCTCACATTCTGGCACATTTTATTGAGGAACCAATGCCTGATTTTCCCTTTATTTGTTTAACCGTTTCAGGGGGACACACTCAATTGATATTTGTAGAGGACTATTTGAAAATGACCGTTATTGGTCAAACAAAAGATGACGCTGCAGGAGAAGCTTTTGATAAAACAGCAAAAATGCTCGGATTGCCTTATCCGGGAGGGCCTGTTATTGATAAGCTGGCACAATCCGGAAACCCGAAGGCCTTTTCTTTGCCATTGCCTAAAAAGGATATACATAACTTTAGTTTCAGTGGTTTGAAAACAGCAATTTTATACTTTTTAAGAGATAATGAAAAAATTAACAGCAATTTTAAAAACGAAAACATAAACGACATTTGTGCTTCTGTTCAAGGTACAATTGTTACTTATTTATTAAGGGAGTTAAAGGATGCTGTTGAAGAGTATAAGGTACAGTCAGTAGCTATTGCAGGAGGCGTTTCAGCAAATTCATATTTGCGGCAGGAACTTTTGAAGTTTGGTTTAGAAAATAAAATAAAGACATATATCCCGGCATTTGAATATTGTACTGATAATGGAGCAATGATAGCTCAAGCAGGTGCATTCTTATTTGCAGAAAAGATGTTTTTGGACTATAAAATTTCGCCTGATCCCCGACTTCCCTTTCCGGAAATTTAAATTTAAATATACTTCTTAAAATTATTGTTATACATGATATATTTTCTTTAAATTTGCCAAAAAAAAATCATGATGACTAAAACTTTTTGCCTTATTTTTTTCCTATTTGGAATAGTTTCAATTACTGTAGCTTCTGACGGTAACAGCCAGGACAACAGAAGAACAAATCTTCAAAATTCAGAGCGTATGACTGAAAGCAGCTATGAGCGTGAAAATATCTCTGAGAAAAATATTGAAAAACACAAATTGGAGCAACGCATTCAAAATGCAAGACCGATTAGAGAAATTGATGGGAATAATACCCCTTCAAATGAAATTGACAAAATCGACCACCAGCTTACACGCCTTGAGAAAATGCTGGAAGAAGGCAGATACAGAGATAATGACCAAAAAGAAGCTATTGAAAGTAGAATTCAATCTCTTGAAGCACAGAAAGAAGCCTTAGAATCTGTAAACTCAGACGAATAAATTAGAAAAGACAATTTTGAATTTCTCTTAGAATAATAACTTATGCTAAGATGATTTTATGTTTTTAGATAAATAATAACTAACTAAATAATTTAATAATGAAAAAAGTATTAGGATACTTATTGCTTTTTATTGCAATGTCATTTATCCCTCAGTCTTTATCAGCTCAGTTTACTTTAATACTGGTTGAAGACTTTGAAGACGGAGTTCTACCTCCAAACTGGACCAGAATTCAAAATCCCGGTTCTGATGGCTGGCAATTTGGAATTAACTCTTATACAAGCCTGGATTGGGCTATACCACCTCATCCGGATGGAGGCTTTTTTACAGCTTCAAATGATGACGCATGTAATTGTGATATGAGTGATGACCAATTAATAAGCCCTGTTTTTGGGACAACGCTTTTTGATTCACTGTATATTCTTTTCGATGCATTTTATGATGGTGAATGGGGGTCAAGTGCCTATGTAGGATATACTACCGATGGTGGTGTTACCTGGACAGACTTTGCTTTGCCGGAGGAAAATGATTGGACAACTTATAATTTAACAGTTTATCAGCCGGACTTAACAAATGATTTCGCCTTCCGCTTTATACATGATGATAATGGATTTTGGGCGGATGGTTTTGCTGTAGATAATGTAATTGTTGCCGGCTTTGCCAATCCATGTATTCCAACATATTCAGATGGACAAGACCCTTTTAACTTTTTAAATGAGGTGTATGTTAATACGGATTATGATTCTCTTGGTTTAGATGAAGGAGTCTATTATACAGATAAAACCGGAACTGTATTTACGGAGTTTATTGAAGGAAATGAATATCAGATGTACTTTTCCGGTTCAGGCTTTGATTTTGAAATTTTTACTGCCTGGATAGATTACAATCAAAATGATGTTTTTGAACCAACTGAACTCTTAGGTACTTGTGAATCTGATAATGGTATTTGTAATATTACTTTTCAGATTCCTACGGGCAATACCGGAGATTTTACTATGAGAATTATGACTCAAGAGGATTCAATTCTAAATATTGATCCATGCGGTTTCTATTCTTATGGGGAAGTTGTAGATTACGAAATAAGTATTTTACCTGCTTTACCTTACTGTTTGTCAACATTTGTAATAGGACCGGATAATTTAAATTTTATTGATGGAATTAGTTTAAACACTTATTCATCCTCAAATTTAGGATTTACTGAAGGTGTAGCATATACTGATAATACGGGTGTAACAGTCACAACACTTGAAGAAGGACAAGCTTATCAATTAGAGATTGAAGGCTCGGGAAGTGATTTTGAAACCTTTACAGCCTGGTTAGATTATAACGATAATAACGAATTTGAAGCTACTGAATTATTAGGAGAATGTAACTCTTTAAATGGTAATTGCATTATCAATTTTACAGTACCTGCCGGAACTAATCCGGGAGATTATAACTTGAGAGTTCTTTCTCAGGAAGAAGAAGCTAATATTACCTCTTCTTGCAGTCCATATTTAATGGGTGAATTAATTGATTTTTCAGTAGAAATTATAGCTGCTGCGACTCCTTGTGATGAACCGTTGGCAACATTTACTGCCATTTGTGATGTAGCTATAGATACTGCATTCTTTGTGGAAGTGAATATTACAGATTTAGGAACTGCCTCAAGTGTGGATATAGTTTCAGGACAGCAAGTTTTAGAAACATCAGCTACTACAGGCCTTTATACAGTAGGACCTTTTTCTAATAATGATAATGTATTTATAACTTTAGTTCATGATACAGATACAGCATGCAATATAACTTCTGCCTCATTAACTGAAAACTGCTTAACCCCATGTACTTCTCCACAGGCTTTATTTACTGCTATTTGTGATGCAGCTGTTGATACCGCTTTCTTTGTGGAAGTAAATATTACAGATTTGGGAAGTGCCTCAAGTGTAGATATAGTTTCAGGTCAGCAAGTTTTAGAAACGTCAGCTACCACAGGCCTTTATACAGTAGGACCTTTTTCTAATAATGATAATGTATTTATAACTTTAGTTCATGATACAGATACAGCATGCAACATAACTTCTGCCTCATTAACTGAAAACTGTGCTCCGGTTTGTGTGGAGCCTCTGCTTACTTTATCTACTGACTGTGTTTTAGGTGAAGACAGTGTGTTTTATATTAATTTAAATGTGGCAGATTTAGGTGATGCCACTGAATTGGATATTACTACAACTCCCGGTGGTTTTGTTACAACTGTAACTGCTCCCGGAATATATAGCTTAGGTAGCTTTTTAAATAATACAAATGTAGATGTATTAATTGAACATGATTTATCTGCTCAATGTGATGTTATGGAAAGTATTACCGGAAATTGCAGTGCTACCGGACCGGCTTGTGCAAGCATTTTTGATGTGAACGGAGGTGGAGCTTTTTGTTCAGCAGATGTTTCAGGTGTATCAGTAGGATTGGATAGTTCTCAAATCGGATTTACTTACACCTTATTATTAAATTCTTCTACTGTAGTAACTTCAGTTGAAGGTACCGGTTTACCTATTGATTTTGGTTTACAGTCTCAAATTGGTGATTATACCGTTTTAGCCTCAGTTTCAAACCAAATTTATCATCAGGATTTTGGAGATGGGACTTCTTTTCCTACGGGTTGGGTAGGTGATGCAGCCTGGTCTGTTGCTTCAACAGGTGTTTCAGGTGGTTATCCCGGAGCATCCGGAGGCGGCCAGATAAGAAGTGCAAATAACTTAGCAGGAGTAATAAGTTTAAGTGGTGTTGTTTCTACTATTGGATATACAAATATTGAAGTAATCTGGGGAGGGAGAAGAACAACCGCTCAGGATCCCGCTACTTTAGAATTTAGTACTGATGGTATTAACTGGACTACCGTT
Encoded proteins:
- a CDS encoding S41 family peptidase; translation: MTSSKNYKFLFPIITALILILGIQLGIKIAEYGNEKPSFFSTHEFDIWDEILNVIDAKYIEGVDRNTLKEKTIREMIGNLDPHSFYISQQDIKQINESLSGNFEGIGVEFQILNDTIQVITPITGGPSEALGIQAGDKIVYIEDSLVAGTGITNRVVMEKLRGERNTNVQIKIYRPGFTDLLTFDITRDKIPINSIESSYMVDNETGYIKLSRFSANTYEEFAGALNNLVMSGMQRLIVDVRQNPGGYLTAATKIAEEFIEPRRLLVYTEGRTYRRNNYMSRSIGQFENGPLVILIDEGSASASEILAGAVQDWDRGLIIGRKSFGKGSVQEQYTLSDGSALRLTIAKYYTPSGRSIQKPFKKMAEENIFSENSEDTLQVVDQQVFYTSANRVVYGGGGITPDFLVERDTSFNLQLFARIRNEIPSFIYTNYTTKVKTEVDAYTEFNSFLSNYTVSDKLFNELMERASAKNNKFKENEISEIEDRLKVWMKAYIARQKFGREYFYPVINTTDEIFLRALEEINDLPPSGSILDVQFESLN
- the mltG gene encoding endolytic transglycosylase MltG, with amino-acid sequence MEKKTKKKGCVLKVLGVVVLIGILVSGLLGYFIYAYVFSPNVNDETATHELFIPTGASYDEVVEMLDRKNVLLNIKSFEWTADKMNYPNRVKAGRYLIDAGMSNRELIRKLRAGDQQPVMLVLNNMRTKEDLAGKVAGQIEADSLEILTIIKDEEFLSSYGLNKFNVLSIMLPNTYEFFWNTSAKGFFDRMLREFNQFWTEERISKAGNLGLTKYEVVTLASIVEEESNRVDERPRIAGVYLNRLNRGWKLQADPTVKYAIGDFSIRRVLFRHLEYDSPYNTYMYEGLPPGPICLPSLNSIDAVLNPEKHEFMFFSAKEDFSGYHNFARTHREHQANARRFHQELNRRNIYR
- a CDS encoding acyl-CoA thioesterase yields the protein MFVHKKKIRVRYGETDKMGYVYYGNYALYFEEGRTEAIRDLGVSYKSLEEKGVLLPVTTLNTKFLKPAYYDDLLTIETSINEIPAGVRIHFYYKIFNENEELLCTGNTTLAFIDEKTNKPLKAPDFFLLKLKPFFD
- a CDS encoding YihY/virulence factor BrkB family protein; this translates as MNKIFDKIRKRRVVRILSYITKKFSFPGFEGVPIYNVLNFFSKEIKRDVIHIRAKAIAFSFFLAIVPSLIFVFSLIPYLPVPMLQDYLIEIVSEFIPNETFIMIEDTVTDVIANQRGGLLSLGFLIAVFFATNGMSTMMDSFDKSNASFVNRKFLKSKWIALKLTIILIFLFIATFVFVVTGNYFLNFLLNSMQIFNQLNFILFSILKWVIVICMFFISISIIYYYGPSVRKRWRFISAGSTLATILCLLISLGFSYYVNNFGHYNVFYGSLGTIIVFLLWLYLNSLSMILGFELNASIAYNRLMIDEKTKETPSEEV
- the tsaD gene encoding tRNA (adenosine(37)-N6)-threonylcarbamoyltransferase complex transferase subunit TsaD; translated protein: MNCTILGIETSCDDTSIALYKNSKILANITASQDIHKNYGGVFPEKASRAHQIHIIPVLDACLKKANCDLESIDAIAFTQGPGLIGSLMVGCSFAKSLAFALDIPLIPVHHMQAHILAHFIEEPMPDFPFICLTVSGGHTQLIFVEDYLKMTVIGQTKDDAAGEAFDKTAKMLGLPYPGGPVIDKLAQSGNPKAFSLPLPKKDIHNFSFSGLKTAILYFLRDNEKINSNFKNENINDICASVQGTIVTYLLRELKDAVEEYKVQSVAIAGGVSANSYLRQELLKFGLENKIKTYIPAFEYCTDNGAMIAQAGAFLFAEKMFLDYKISPDPRLPFPEI